One stretch of Natronobacterium gregoryi SP2 DNA includes these proteins:
- a CDS encoding DUF3307 domain-containing protein yields the protein MALETLGALLLAHFVADYPLQTDWMAANKHSDRKALALHAYVHGFAVLLFLPLATSSGLVIAGASAYVVAVHGTIDAFDFHIRWDQTAHLLSIVAVAVLVALV from the coding sequence ATGGCGCTCGAGACTCTCGGTGCGCTGCTACTAGCGCATTTCGTCGCGGACTACCCGCTGCAGACTGACTGGATGGCGGCGAACAAACACTCCGATCGGAAGGCACTCGCGCTCCATGCGTACGTACACGGCTTCGCGGTGTTGCTGTTCCTCCCGCTGGCGACGTCGAGCGGGTTGGTGATCGCAGGCGCTTCGGCGTACGTGGTGGCGGTCCACGGCACGATCGACGCCTTCGATTTCCACATTCGGTGGGATCAAACCGCTCACCTTCTGTCGATCGTCGCCGTGGCCGTACTGGTCGCGCTGGTGTAG
- a CDS encoding phage portal protein, producing MSDAVTDNKVAVNVEGVGKAASTAKAANSTQLTDRRVKSLGAGINPPYNPYRLASFLELNETLATGIRKKSRYEVGYGFDIVPWADLDADEADDIEREVVRWFWHGPDSKWQTKARQTAEPATPEEVKELTRQDYHLIGWCCLEILTDLEGRPIGLAYVPARTVRVRKPQSQFDQTRHPEEGRFVDGDLGDLASRGYVQVRNGERRYFGEAGDRYRGLEVDITAGGDGEPPTIRYQSDGSEEEPVFVDRETGDVVQGSAEGLETAPANELIFITNPSPLTDDYGVPDWISATRTIAADEAAKDYNADFFDNDTIPRFAIKVKSGELTEESKRDLRQMLNGLREESHRTVILEVDKFESRLDQDVEIELEPLGQGISEEMSFEAFREKNESEIAKVLEIPPIKIGNTGTSNRSNSEQQDKDFALEVVQPEQHKFAQRLYAIIHQQALGVTDWTLEYELRGADQPKQDAEVARRKIQAVNGAVPINRALEMAGMEPLPDDHPIGGEATLVANVGDVGQEPAEPSVEEQLPPERNKIGERDWADVEAELAEKDEIDTEQFNSSNLDEGLYDYEDEELYLSFLRDEGESSLYTYVDIPPTEWSALTSASSAGSYHHSNIRLSYAYLEITNFHSRLPEGEMPDDPPDDVPM from the coding sequence ATGAGTGACGCCGTTACAGACAACAAGGTCGCAGTCAACGTCGAGGGGGTCGGGAAAGCCGCCTCGACCGCGAAGGCGGCGAATAGCACCCAACTCACAGACCGTCGGGTCAAGTCGTTGGGTGCGGGCATCAACCCGCCGTACAACCCCTACCGGCTCGCCTCGTTCCTCGAGCTCAACGAGACGTTGGCAACAGGCATTCGCAAGAAGTCTCGGTACGAGGTCGGCTACGGGTTTGACATCGTCCCGTGGGCCGACCTGGACGCCGACGAGGCCGACGACATCGAGCGTGAGGTCGTTCGCTGGTTCTGGCACGGTCCCGACTCGAAGTGGCAGACAAAGGCGCGCCAGACCGCCGAGCCGGCGACGCCCGAGGAGGTAAAAGAACTCACCCGCCAGGACTACCACCTCATCGGCTGGTGCTGTCTCGAGATCCTGACCGACCTAGAGGGCCGCCCGATCGGGTTGGCGTACGTCCCGGCGCGGACCGTCCGCGTCCGCAAACCCCAGAGCCAGTTCGACCAGACCCGCCACCCAGAGGAGGGGCGCTTCGTCGACGGCGACCTCGGCGATCTCGCGAGCCGGGGCTACGTCCAGGTCCGGAACGGCGAGCGACGCTACTTCGGCGAAGCCGGCGACCGCTACCGCGGCCTCGAGGTCGACATCACTGCCGGCGGCGACGGCGAACCGCCGACGATCCGCTATCAGTCGGACGGCAGCGAGGAGGAACCAGTCTTCGTTGACCGTGAGACCGGCGACGTCGTCCAGGGCAGCGCGGAAGGGCTCGAGACCGCGCCGGCGAACGAACTCATCTTCATCACGAACCCGAGCCCGCTGACCGACGACTACGGCGTCCCGGACTGGATCTCGGCGACGCGGACGATCGCCGCCGACGAGGCCGCGAAGGACTACAACGCCGACTTCTTCGACAACGACACGATCCCGCGCTTCGCGATCAAGGTCAAGAGTGGCGAGCTGACCGAGGAATCCAAGCGCGATCTTCGGCAGATGCTCAACGGACTTCGCGAGGAGTCCCACCGGACAGTCATCCTCGAGGTCGACAAGTTCGAGTCGCGCCTCGACCAGGACGTCGAGATCGAACTCGAGCCGCTCGGCCAGGGGATCTCTGAGGAGATGTCCTTCGAGGCATTCCGCGAGAAGAACGAAAGCGAGATCGCGAAGGTGCTCGAGATTCCACCGATCAAGATCGGCAACACGGGGACGTCCAACCGGTCGAACTCCGAGCAGCAGGACAAGGACTTCGCCCTAGAGGTCGTTCAGCCGGAGCAGCACAAGTTCGCCCAGCGGCTCTATGCGATCATCCACCAGCAGGCGCTCGGCGTCACTGACTGGACGCTCGAGTACGAGCTCCGCGGCGCTGATCAGCCCAAGCAGGACGCCGAAGTCGCCCGCCGGAAGATCCAGGCGGTCAACGGCGCGGTCCCGATCAACCGGGCCCTCGAGATGGCCGGCATGGAGCCGCTGCCAGATGACCACCCGATCGGCGGCGAGGCAACACTCGTCGCGAACGTCGGCGACGTCGGCCAGGAGCCGGCCGAACCATCGGTCGAGGAGCAACTCCCGCCGGAGCGCAACAAGATCGGCGAGCGTGACTGGGCCGACGTCGAGGCCGAACTCGCGGAGAAAGACGAGATCGACACTGAGCAGTTCAACTCGAGCAATCTGGATGAGGGACTGTACGACTATGAGGACGAAGAGCTGTATCTATCGTTCCTGCGGGATGAAGGTGAGTCCTCGCTCTACACCTACGTCGACATCCCGCCGACGGAGTGGTCGGCACTGACGTCGGCCTCGAGCGCGGGATCGTATCACCATTCGAACATCAGACTCTCGTACGCTTACCTCGAGATCACCAACTTCCACTCGAGGCTTCCTGAGGGCGAGATGCCGGACGATCCGCCGGACGACGTCCCGATGTGA